From Streptomyces sp. GSL17-111, one genomic window encodes:
- a CDS encoding cell division protein SepF: MAGAMRKMAVYLGLVEDDGYDGRGYDPDDEFEPEPEPEPERERRRQPAHEPPPEEPVRVVQPPAQREREQTPALVGDGGRVSRIAPVSSITSERPNLEKSAPVIMPKVVSEREPYRITTLHPRTYNEARTIGEHFREGTPVIMNLTEMDDTDAKRLVDFAAGLVFGLHGSIERVTQKVFLLSPANVDVTAEDKARIAEGGFFNQS; the protein is encoded by the coding sequence ATGGCCGGCGCGATGCGCAAAATGGCGGTCTACCTCGGCCTCGTGGAGGACGATGGTTATGACGGCCGGGGGTACGACCCTGACGACGAGTTCGAACCCGAGCCCGAGCCCGAGCCCGAGCGGGAGCGCCGGCGGCAGCCCGCGCACGAGCCCCCGCCGGAGGAGCCCGTCCGGGTGGTCCAGCCTCCGGCTCAGCGGGAGCGCGAACAGACCCCTGCCCTGGTGGGCGACGGTGGCCGGGTGAGCAGGATCGCCCCCGTGTCGTCCATCACATCCGAACGCCCGAATCTGGAGAAGAGCGCACCGGTGATCATGCCCAAGGTCGTGTCCGAGCGGGAGCCCTACCGGATCACCACGTTGCACCCGCGGACGTACAACGAGGCCCGTACCATCGGGGAACACTTCCGTGAGGGCACGCCGGTGATCATGAACCTCACCGAGATGGACGACACGGACGCAAAGCGACTTGTCGACTTTGCCGCCGGTCTCGTCTTCGGTCTGCACGGCAGCATTGAGCGGGTGACCCAGAAGGTCTTCCTTCTGTCTCCTGCTAACGTCGATGTAACGGCGGAGGACAAGGCCCGCATCGCAGAGGGCGGGTTCTTCAACCAGAGCTGA
- a CDS encoding YggT family protein — MGIAQQVVLVALNLFLYVLIFRLIMDYVFMFARSWQPGKAMVVVLEGTYTVTDPPLKLLRRFIPPLRFGGVALDLSFFVLMIIVFILIRIVGGL, encoded by the coding sequence ATGGGCATCGCACAACAAGTGGTCCTCGTCGCGTTGAACCTGTTCCTGTACGTGCTGATCTTCCGGCTGATCATGGACTACGTCTTCATGTTCGCCCGCTCATGGCAACCCGGCAAGGCGATGGTGGTCGTCCTGGAGGGGACCTACACTGTCACTGATCCGCCGCTGAAGCTTTTGCGGCGGTTCATTCCGCCGCTGCGCTTCGGGGGCGTGGCGCTAGACCTGTCCTTCTTCGTACTGATGATCATCGTTTTCATCCTGATCCGGATCGTGGGCGGGCTGTGA
- a CDS encoding DivIVA domain-containing protein: MPLTPEDVRNKQFTTVRLREGYDEDEVDAFLDEVEAELTRLLRENEDLRAKLAAATRAAAQSQQQQGMRKPPEDRSQQGPVPAAISGPQPVPPGQQQMGGQQQMGGPPQLPGAPQLPAGPGGPQSGQHGPGQQQHQPQHQQHQPQHQQHQQHGPGPMGPGPMGGHGGPPQMQQGGGNDSAARVLSLAQQTADQAIAEARSEANKIVGEARSRAEGLERDARAKADALERDAQEKHRVAMGSLESARATLERKVEDLRGFEREYRTRLKSYLESQLRQLENQSDDSLAPPRSPAAASLPASPSMASAGAPSGGTMGGHQSMGGQSMGGGQAMGGHGGGHNQGGGQTYGGQQQMSPAMTQPMAPVRPQGPQPMQQQTPSPMRGFLIDEDDN; encoded by the coding sequence ATGCCGCTGACCCCCGAGGACGTGCGGAACAAGCAGTTCACGACCGTCCGCCTCCGAGAAGGCTATGACGAGGACGAGGTCGATGCCTTCCTTGACGAGGTCGAAGCCGAGCTGACCCGCCTGCTGCGGGAGAACGAGGACCTGCGCGCCAAGCTGGCCGCCGCGACGCGAGCCGCCGCGCAGAGCCAGCAGCAACAGGGTATGCGCAAACCTCCGGAGGACCGATCACAGCAGGGCCCGGTGCCCGCTGCCATATCAGGTCCGCAGCCGGTGCCTCCGGGACAGCAGCAGATGGGCGGCCAGCAGCAGATGGGCGGCCCGCCCCAGCTCCCCGGTGCACCCCAGCTGCCCGCAGGTCCCGGCGGACCCCAGTCCGGCCAGCACGGTCCCGGCCAGCAGCAGCACCAGCCTCAGCACCAGCAGCACCAGCCTCAGCACCAGCAGCATCAGCAGCACGGTCCCGGCCCGATGGGCCCGGGGCCGATGGGCGGCCACGGCGGCCCGCCGCAGATGCAGCAGGGCGGCGGCAACGACAGCGCCGCGCGCGTGCTGTCCCTGGCGCAGCAGACCGCCGACCAGGCGATCGCCGAGGCCCGTTCCGAGGCCAACAAGATCGTCGGTGAGGCCCGCAGCCGTGCCGAGGGTCTGGAGCGGGATGCCCGTGCCAAGGCCGACGCGCTGGAGCGGGACGCCCAGGAGAAGCACCGCGTCGCGATGGGCTCGCTGGAGTCCGCCCGCGCCACGCTGGAGCGCAAGGTCGAGGACCTGCGCGGCTTCGAGCGGGAGTACCGCACGCGCCTGAAGTCGTACCTGGAGAGCCAGCTGCGTCAGCTGGAGAACCAGTCGGACGACTCGCTCGCCCCGCCGCGCAGCCCGGCCGCCGCGTCCCTGCCGGCCTCGCCGTCGATGGCGTCCGCCGGCGCGCCGTCGGGCGGCACGATGGGCGGTCACCAGTCGATGGGCGGTCAGTCCATGGGCGGCGGCCAGGCCATGGGCGGCCACGGTGGCGGACACAACCAGGGCGGCGGCCAGACCTACGGCGGTCAGCAGCAGATGTCCCCGGCGATGACCCAGCCGATGGCCCCCGTCCGGCCGCAGGGCCCGCAGCCCATGCAGCAGCAGACGCCGTCGCCGATGCGAGGCTTCCTCATCGACGAGGACGACAACTGA